The DNA sequence CGACGCCCACAGCTGTCTCTATTTCTGGGGGAACAACCAACAACAGTGGGTATTCATAAAAGAATCATGCACATTAGTAGTGGGGATTTTGGTTCATATGGTGATTTGAATACGGGACACAAGGTCAAGGGGTATTGATGATGAGCCTGCTTGGTATTTGGCATCAGAGTCATCAATACAATGTTTTGCACTGTTGAAGTCGCGGGGCATTGTCCTGTATTAGGCCAATAGCCTCATTAGCATGTTAGGCCTATGGGGTTGAAGTGGATGTGAATGAAGTAGCCTACAGATTCACTATACATACAGGCCAGGTGATGACAGCACACTAGACAGCAGTCTTTCCCGGGGTATGGACGTGTTTCATATATAAGCAACATTCACATGCGAAAAAAATGCATTTGTTATTTGTTAGAAGCGGCATCATAAACTTGAATTcattgtcatatatatatatgtttttttgtgtgtttttcacAGCGGTTTTGAGGCTCCCGAAAAGCGAAGGGAGCAGGCAGTGAAAACAGGCACCTGTGCTTCATCTAATGCAAAAATGACTCAAACCATTTCTGGGCTGGATCTAACATTACACTCCAATgactcccttcttcctcttctcctttaTCACACTCCTTTCCTCCGCAGTGACATTGTCCTCATGACCAGGCCACTGCTTTGCCTTCCGAAGCTTCTGAACAGCATTTGTGTTCAGTATGCAGATCTAATGAAGAGCCTTGACCTCAGTAACTGTATCGTTGAGAATTGTGGCAAACATCTTTCAGTTACTGTGTATCCTATGGAATAGGCACAATTGACACTGTATGAAATTGGTTCTGCATCAAAAATGGATTGTAAACGTTCCTTATAGTTAAAGGAGGGAAGCTGTTTGCTCCCTGTAAAAGGTTTGAAGAGAGTATAAAGAATCTCCATTGGCAACCTTAAATATGGCTCTTAATCAAAAGAGCTGAAGAGATGGTCAgaatatgatatattatatattatatagctgTTATAGATATACAAAATGGCAGTTAGTATAACTTGACAGTATGggagttactgtgtgtgtttgtgtttttaatgcaggttggcatttattgggatgaatcttgtcctggaggcagttCTGCAGGGTGGTCACTTCTGGCCAAACCACAAagtcttaaaatgtgattttttaaccagaggaggctggtgggaggagctataggaggacgggctcattgtaatgactggaatggaataaatggaaaggtatcaaaacacatgaaacatatggaaaccacgttcTAATCCGTCCCatcaattccattccagccattacaatgagcaggtcctcctatagctcctcccaccagcctcctctggtttaaacctgaccttaaccctgaccgtAATTACACTGTTAACCTTATATATAAATCCTAACCTTGAATCTAGCGGAAAATGATCAGCTCTGCTCCCATGACAAGATTCATCCCAATAAACGTCAATCTGCCGTTTTTACGCCGTGAACATGAATGAGTAACTGGTGAAACGTCGATGTTGATTCCAGAAATGCTTGTACAGTAAATAGACTTTGAGCTGATTCAGATAAATGCTGCAATTAAACCCCAATCTGAATACACAATACATAAGGTGTGTCATTGGAGTGTGTCTGATCCAGCCCTGATCACCTATCATGTTCCCCAAATCTCAAGCACatatgacatatgacatatgATTTCACATTGGTTCATGTTATACTTGTGTCATTAGATAAAGATAAAACAGTCCATTGATAATAGCTTTCTTTCTATGTCTGTGCAATATATTTGCGTGTGTACATGTAcagacatatactgtatgtacatatacacAGGTGTATATGTTTCATGCCTTCGGTGTGGCTTTGTTGTCCGCTTTGGCTGCGTTGAGTTCATTGTCTGTGTTGTCCTGTCCTGAGCTCACAAGGCACTctttactgagagagagagagagagagagagagagagagagagagagagagagagagaggggggagagagagagagggggggagagagagagggggagagagagagagagagagagagagaaagagagagagggggagagagagagagaggtcagagtcAGTGTGAAAAACAAAAGGCAAGTAAAGAAATGTTGATAAAGGCATGCATACCAATGTTCCATGACAGTTTCAAAGGGGGGAGGTGGTAGCCGAAGAGCTGTCGGTTCGAATCCCAGCGCTGACGGGAAAAATGTGAAGGGGGTGAGCTGGCAACCAGAGGGTTGCTGGCATTAATATCTCagatgcccttgagcaaggcagttaactcccAAACAGCTCAACGGGCGCCACTCTGTGGCTGCTCCTGTGCTGCTCCCAGCCTGTGTGCGCTATCTCTGTATctgaaatgtattatttattttttcagctGCACACACTCACATAATATATACTAACTGTATACTCTGCCATCACTTATGCACCTGAGTTGTCATCACTTATGCAACTGAGTTGTCATCACTTATGCAACAGAGTTGTCATCACTTACTTCTTCTCTGCAGACTTTTTTAGGATGAGGAGCACCAGAGTCTTTGTCACCATGACAACGACGATCAAGCCAATGACCCCGCCCACGACAGACACGATGATGGTGGTTACGGTATTGTCAACCACTTTCACtggggagacaagagagagggcggaagggagggaggaatgggatggtgagaggaagagagggttctATAAGAATAGCACTCAGCTGTTTCCCTATAATGAGAGCCAGGCGTACCTTCTAGGAGAAGATGAAGAAGTAACTTGACGCAGATCTTTGACATTAGGTCAAAGGTGAATCTGTGAACATTGAAGAAAAACCAACCAGCAAACATCTTTTACCAGGCAACGAAGAGGAATCCTCCTTGGAATGTATTCTAGTGTATTAAAACAATACATAGATCATGCTGCAACATAACACTTGACCATGGAACTGATATCAGGGTATTCTTGAGCCATTATATGCTGGGTGGCTCGAGCGTTgcgtcgtgcgtaagaacagccctaaGAACATACCCCACctcctcatgccttattgcttaattataaactgTGTAGTTCCAGTCCTGaacgctgattggctgacagccgtggtatatcagaccgtatgccacgggtatgacaaaacatttatttttactgctctaattacgttggtaaccagtttctaacagcaataaggcaccttgggggtttgtgatatatggccaatataccacggctaagggctgtgtccaggcactccacgatgcatcgtgcctaagaacaacccttagccgCGGCCAtaaaccacaccccctcgtgcctcaTTGCCTAATTATACAATGTGAAACTTAGACACATGACAAAGGAATCAGATATTTGCCTCTACATCCACCTGAAGGCATCAAAACGACTGGTGACCGGGTTGGCTAAACCTAAATTATGAACATGTCGTCAGTGAGTATGTTGTATGCAGTCAAGGGAGGGTGCAGTGCCTTACACTCATCCACCACGAACAGGGTGAAGATGGCGCTATGGTTGCGATGCTTCTCCTTGGGATTCCGGGCGAAACAGGTGTACTCTCCCTCATCCTCGAAGGTCACATTGAACAGCAGGATGGAGATGTTGTTGTGCTTACTGCTGCCCACAAACTCTATCCGCTCGTGGTACACCTGCACCCGGGGTTCCACACCTTCTATGGGGATCACTGCCTCACACAgctggagaggaatagagaggaggagagggagagggtagaaggggaggaagaggaggagaagaggtgggagagggagggggagaagaggagggagaaggagagggggaacgaGGTGGAGAacagaggtgagggggagaggtgtTGAGATATGAGCGGGAGGTCAAGTTGCTCACTGAGGGGGTGTTAGTGACGGAGATAACTCCTCTCGGTCAGTGTCTTGCCTTCATGAAGGTGCCGTTGTCGTTGTATTGCCAGTTGAAGTAGAGGTTCTTGATGCCGATGCAGCTGGAGTAGGTGCATGGTAACAGCACCGTGCTGCCGTTCATTGCCTCCATGAAGGGCACCTTCCCCACTGAAACCTCCAGCGCTGAAGCACACCATACCCCTGCAAAGGATGGAGgtgggagggaaggaagaagagagagaaagagaaagagagagagagagagagaaagagagagagagagagagagagagagagagagagagaatatgattaGATTTGTAAGTAAACAATTTGGGATCCAATGATGTGGCAGACTGGAAGATAGAAATGTAAATtctctacagagagagaaagagagaacaaggaAGGGAAAGTGTGAGgacatcatttgtttttcaccaGCAGCAGTAGCTTGCATTACCGTCTTCTCTTATCTCTGGCTATTTTTATAGAGGCCTGGCTGTTAAATTGTTGTTACTATCATCACTTACCCAAGGAGCTGGCACTGGGGCACAGCACATAACACGCGGTCAAcctcaacaagctctcacagtctcacgtcagaattataTGTTCACCGATGTTCCTCAAaagtcaaatttcgaagttgtttAAGGtgaagtttaggcattaactctgaaatcaAGGGTTAAGGAATGAGGCTTAGGGTTAAGGAAGGGTTAATGgtcaagggttaagggttaaggaaTGAGATAGTTTTGTTTTAAGCCTAACTTTTTATTGCTGGATCTCAACCTTTGGAATAAGAGGCAGATGCGTACACCAATCTGTTATCACCGCCCACAACGCTctagcaaaaccgaaacctacttgaaggtaacagcgctcacccTTGCCCCCTAGTGGTCGGTTTCTATCCCATCAcctgacgtcctcagacatggatggacgtcaaatactgacttgtatcacgggtgacctggctggtcaACCTAGGCCAACATAGACCTGCTTAACATAGacctgcgtttgtgtgtgtgcgtgtgagttgtgtgcgtgtgtgtgtgtgcgcgcgtgtgtttgagtgtgcgtgtgtgtgtttgagtgtgtgcccATGATAAGTCATCATGCCTCCCCCAGTCAAAGCACCCGCGTGGTCTCCAAAATATTTGAGTCCTCTGCATTCTACTGCATCCAAATCAAGTAACCTACTCAAACATGTTTTCATGGGAGAGCGAGGTGAAAGGTGAAAGAGGAAAAGGTGAAAGAGGAAAAGGTGAAAGAGGAAAAGgtgaaagaggaaaagaggaaatgcgtgtgtgtgggagtgagcaggaggagggacagagggagaaagagagagagggggagagacaaagagggagagtggaggaggaaagagagaaagatagagagagagagaagcggcaGGTTGTTTTCTGTCTGGTCCTGTGGGCCATGCCGTGCAGCACGCTGCAGCATGGCGGGCGGTGGTATTCTCACCACGCGGCTTGGTGTCAGCGCTGGGAGGACTGCACAGGGGCTATTTTTAAATACTCTCGAATCCCATCTCAATATTTCATTCTGGGAAAGaaatagtgagtgtgtgtgccgaGTGTATGGGTgggcctgttaccaaccctggtACGAGTGAGTGTTTTCTGGACGGTAAATGACTGAAGACTATAGTACTGCAGTCCCACTAGCCTTGCACAACATGGCAATAGATCAGATCAGGAGAACCAAGCAATCCAATCAGCAAATTGCCTCAGCTTAGCTCAGCTCAGCCTAGCCACTGCGTTACCATAACCATAAAGtgaaaatgaaataaaacattgCCCTTTCCAAAATAATTGAAATGATGAATCAATGAAAATAATTTCTGCCAATAGACAGGTGGGTtggtagcctgggtaccagtctgtttctgtAAACATTCCACTCTAAACATGGCATATGAGACGCAAGGACTGGAATgttagcagaaacagactggtacccaggctagtgggTTGGCAACGCCAAGAGAAAAAACGCAAAAGGCTGTGTATTGTTGTTACTCTGGTCGGTCAGACAGCTAGCAGAAATGACTCGAAGCGTGAACGCAGACGGCTTGTTTCAGCTAGTTCATGGGGCTTGCCGAAGCAAGAGTCCCCACTTAAAATCTTCCACGTACTTCTTCTTCTTATCAGTTTTCTTTAGCACGCTACTCCTCTCACGCCATCTAAGCTAGAACGTGTCATTCAAACTTTAAAACACGCAGACTGGTCTGGAGTGTGTTGCTTGTTGTAAGGTTTTGATTTTCTTTTCCTAGTCAACCTGTTCTTTTCCTTCGTGTTCTGGAAcgaagccctgtttctttgtgttctggaacgaagccctgtttctttgtgttctggaacgaagccctgtttctttgtgttctggaacgaagccctgtttctttgtgttctggaacgaagccctgtttctttgtgttctggaacgaagccctgtttctttgtgttctggaacgaagccctgtttctttgtgttctggaacgaagccctgtttctttgtgttctggaacgtagccctgtttctttgtgttctggaacgaagccctgtttctttgtgttctggaacgaagccctgtttctttgtgttctggaacgaagccctgtttctttgtgttctggaacgtagccctgtttctttgtgttctggaacgaagccctgtttctttgtgttctggaacgaagccctgtttctttgtgttctggaacgaagccctgtttctttgtgttctggaacgaagccctgtttctttgtgttctggaacgaagccctgtttctttgtgttctggaacgaagccctgtttctttgtgttctggaacgtagccctgtttcttttgTATTCTGGAAcgaagccctgtttctttgtgttctggaacgaagccctgtttctttgtgttctggaacgaagccctgtttctttgtaTTCTGGAAcgaagccctgtttctttgtgttctggaacgaagccctgtttctttgtgttctggaacgaagccctgtttctttgtgttctggaacgaagccctgtttctttgtgttctggaacgaagccctgtttctttgtgttctggaacgaagccctgtttctttgtgttctggaacgaagccctgtttctttgtgttctggaacgaagccctgtttctttgtgttctggaacgtagccctgtctttcatttttgttcattgatttcacctgtgttcgtTTCTCACCTAGTCTCATCAGCTCCATCTGCCGCGCTTTGCGTGTGAAATCTACacatttttctccctgagtattcattacacttGTATCCAACTTCTTGATATATTTCATACTTTCTAAACTATGAaactttttgtctttttttttgtccTCCGTCCACTTTCAAGAGATTTCCTCAACATTCTAACGGccccattgtgacatcatcactttcGACATTCCATTCAATGTCAATGCAACTTTTGACACAAATCATCTACTTTGACCACTTTGCCAACAACTTAGACAAAAATTGAGGGTGATAACATCTTGGTCTACTTCCCTGCTTTTCAAATCTGAAATTGGAAAAGATTTATCTGTTAGAATTATCTGTTACCAatctgtgactagggtgggtatgttagttttgtcttgtctaggggttttgtatatcTAGCATTTCTTGCAAGTCTAGGtttattgtatgtctatggtggcctgaattggttcccaatcagaggcagctgtttatcattgtctctgattgggtagCCATATtcccttgggtattttgtgggttcttgtctatgtgtagttgccttgTCATCACTCGTATAGCTTCacttttgttagtttgttcagtgttgcaTTTGTTTAATAAATTaagaatgtacgcttaccacgctgcgccttggtctcctccttgcAACGGACATGACACTAGCTCCTTGTCCCTAGTCCCTAGCCTCTAGCCACTTCAGTCCAAATAGTCTCGGTCATATTTATATTGCATCTGAAATCTTGTACCTTGTAATCTACATTGTGTAATCAATATGGTGTGAATTCCACCTAGGGGGCTAGTTGGCGCAATTGGCATATAGTTTATACCCACCCAATCCACTGTCAGATCTTGACAGATTGTTCTTTTTACTGGGCTGAGAATGACAGTGTTGAGAATGACAGACGCTAGCATCAATCACAGTTCAGCAAAGAGAGAGAACTGACTGAGGGAAGCAGAAGGAGAATGAGCGAGGGGTCCCTGCAAAACAATCCAAGCTCTCTATTTTGCATTATTTCAATTTTGCCTTCCCGGGTTATCTCCCTTACCCATTTCTAGGGATGCACGGGCATAGGCATATGGTACACACAAACCCTTGCACGCATGCACACTTCCCTCTTCTGCGCCGCAatttatccctccctccatccatttcgctcaccctctctctgtaatGCAGCAGAGTAATGCTGCAGCGGCTCAAAAATACTCTGTTTCTCGCTCTGCCTccttctcccttgctctctctgctCATCCACTCCTCATCTTTACACAATTTATAGGAAACTGTTTTGTGGTGGTGTTGGTTTTGGCCCAAGGGGGCTCACGGGCTCTGAGGCAAAGGGTTTGGCCGACACTCTAAGCTGTATGATGCCAGCAGTGCTGGGCTATAGCTCGGTTGGGGAGAGCATGGCCGGTcagtcacgtgtgtgtgtgttgtgggtccCAGGAGGGCAGGACAGAACTAATCTCTCAGTGGTTTTAATTAAAGAAACACCCTTTTGCTCGCCGGCCTcgactgcctgcctgctgcctggcaAATATATTACCTCCAATCACTTTGTCACACATGCCcagacgaacacacacacacacccacacacagacacacacagacacacaacacaatcGTTGCCtctaagagagggagcgagagagagagagaaacaggctgcCGTTGGACCTGTGTGTTTACTGCGAAGGCTTGACTCCTCGTCGATTAGCTGTGACTTGGCAGACTGTTTGTTCTGTTGACACAGTCAACG is a window from the Oncorhynchus tshawytscha isolate Ot180627B linkage group LG14, Otsh_v2.0, whole genome shotgun sequence genome containing:
- the LOC112266753 gene encoding sodium channel subunit beta-4 isoform X2: MESKGSGRFSMSRCLSSGDTVHASVVVTLLLGVWCASALEVSVGKVPFMEAMNGSTVLLPCTYSSCIGIKNLYFNWQYNDNGTFMKLCEAVIPIEGVEPRVQVYHERIEFVGSSKHNNISILLFNVTFEDEGEYTCFARNPKEKHRNHSAIFTLFVVDELKVVDNTVTTIIVSVVGGVIGLIVVVMVTKTLVLLILKKSAEKNAGIRTDSSSATTSPL
- the LOC112266753 gene encoding sodium channel subunit beta-4 isoform X1, whose protein sequence is MESKGSGRFSMSRCLSSGDTVHASVVVTLLLGVWCASALEVSVGKVPFMEAMNGSTVLLPCTYSSCIGIKNLYFNWQYNDNGTFMKLCEAVIPIEGVEPRVQVYHERIEFVGSSKHNNISILLFNVTFEDEGEYTCFARNPKEKHRNHSAIFTLFVVDELKVVDNTVTTIIVSVVGGVIGLIVVVMVTKTLVLLILKKSAEKNKECLVSSGQDNTDNELNAAKADNKATPKA